The Phaseolus vulgaris cultivar G19833 chromosome 10, P. vulgaris v2.0, whole genome shotgun sequence DNA window GATCGAGAGACTTATGTCATGGTATAAGCCGAATGGAACGAGCAAGAGCAGAATTGATAGAATCATGGTTTCAGGAGAATGGTTGGATTGTTGGCCGGAGTCTAAACAATACGTGTTGGGAAGAAGGGTGTTAGATCATTGCATATTGATTCTGAAGAATTTGGTTGTTGATTAGGGTCCCAAGCCGTTTAGAACACTAGATGTCTGGCAACGAGAAACAAGTTTCAAGGTCAGGTCAAAATGGAATAACTATGAGATATTTGGCTTTGGGATGATCGTTCtcaaggaaaagttgaaaaggCTCAAAGCATATATAAAAATTTGGAATAAAGAGGTGTTTGGTAATGTGAATCAAGAAGTGGAGAAGTTGAGTAAGAGAGTGCAAGAGTTGGATGATAAGGATGATGAGAGTGGATTGAGTGAAGGTGGAAGGTTAGAGAGGAAAATCTTGTTGGCTAATCTTAGCAAGAGTAGGCTTAAACAGGAGGTTATAGCTTTTCAAAAGGAAAAGTGTAAGTGGGTGAAGCAGGGTGACTTGAATACGAAATATTTTCATGCAGTTACTAGATGGAGAAGAATTAAGAATGGTATGAATGGATTGGTTTAATGATGTTTGGGTGGAGGATCCAACAACggttaaaaggaaaattaaggACTTTTTTGAGGCTAGATTCATGGAAGGGGAAACATTCAAGTTAGATTAGACAATATTCCCTTTAATTGCATTTTGGAGGAGGATAATGTTAATATTTCAAGGGCGTTCTCTAAAGAGGAGATTAAGGAGACAATTTGGGATTGTGAAGGGTCGAAAAGCCTTAGACCTGATGGTAcaattttgagtttttaaagTTTAGTTGGAATATTGTAAAGGCTGATTTTGTTAGGGCAATTCAGAGTTTTAAGAATTCTGAAGTGTGGCCTAAGGGTTTAAATGCGTCCTTCATTGTCCTCGTCCCAAAGGTAAATAATCCTTCAAACTTAAATGAGTTCAGACTGATTTCTCTAGTGGGTGTATTTATAAAATCATATCCAAGTTGTTGTTAAAGAGACTTAAAAGAGTACTATAAGGGGTCATTGATGTTAGACAAGCTGCTTTTTTTTATAGAGGAGGGGCCTTTTGGACAGTGTGTTGATTGCAAATGAGACATTGGAGGAAGTGAAAATGAATAAATCCTCGTGTTTATTCCTAAAGGCTGACTATGAAAAAACATATGATTCAGTGCGTTGGGATTTTCTTTATTATATGTTAGGCAGACTTGGATTTGGAGGTAAATGGATTAGATGGATAAAAGCATGTCTTGAGTCTGCTTCTGTGTCCATCCTTGTGAAAAAGAGTCTGTTCAACAAAGGAATTCAAACGTGGGAAGGGTCTTAGACGGGGTGATCCCCTTGCTCcctttttattcttaattgtgGTTGAGGGTCTGGTAGTAGTGGTCAGACAAGCGGTCTCCAAGGATTTGTTACATAGTGTGGAGGTTGGGTCTAAAGGTGTAAAGGTCAAAATGCTGCACTTTACGGACGATACTCTCTTCTTTTGTAAGGATAGCCCACAAAACATAATGGTGGTCAACTTTATATTATGTTGCTTCAAATTAGCTTCTGAGCTCAAGGTCAATTTCTCAAAGAGCAGGCTTGGAGGGGTGGGTACAAGTCAATCTCAAATGCGAATATATTCGTTTATCTTAAATTGTGAGATAATGAAAGCCTCTTTCAAGTATCTGGGTATAGAGGTGGGCGGTAACCATCAGAGAGCGTGTTTCTAGGATAATGTGGTTACTAAGGTTTGACAAAGATTGGACAGATGGAAAGGGATGTTTTTATCTATGGCTGGCAGAGTTTGTCTGTTGAGGTCAGTTATTTCTTCTATTCCCCTTTTCTACATGTCTTTTTTGGAAATGTCAATGTTAGTGGTTATCTCTCTTAAGAATTTATAGAGGAACTTTCTCGGGGTTGGGGGAAGGAAGGTAAGAAAGTTGCTTGGATGGCTTGGGAGAAAGTGTGCAATCCCAAAGAGAAAGGTGGTTTGggtataaaatatataagacTTTTTAATGATGCGCTTTTAGGGAAATGGATTTGATGGTTAGAGTCTGTAGAGGGTGGGATGTGGAAAGAGATTATTGAGTCTAAATACGGCGACTGGAGAGAACTACGAGGGGGTGTTGGTAACTCCAAGGGGTCTACATGGTGGAAGGACTTGGAGAAAGTTTGGGCGTCAGAGGATAATGTTGTATGGAGGATTGGTGATGTGAATCGTATTAATTTTTGGGAAGATAAATGGTTCGCTAGCGAGGCTTTAAACGTAAGATTCCCAAGACTCTACTCGATTACTAAGGATAAAAATGTTGTTGTGTCACAAGTTAGGGTTTGGGTCAACAACATGTGGTCTTGGAAGGTGGAGTGGAGGCGTACCCTTTTGAGTGGGAAATAGGTGAAGAACTTCATCTCTTGTCTCTATTGGAGGACAAAGCTCTGCCATTAGGGTCTAAGGATCAATGGGTATGGAAGCCAGATGAAGGTTTTCGTTACACAATTAGTTCGACGTGCAGTCGTTTAAGGATGGTTGAAGTTGGCACATTTGGTTCTTTATATAAGGTTTTTTGGAGCCTTAAGGCATTACCCTCTGCTATGACTACAACTTCGGGAGTTTTGGTTACGCTACTGACACGTGTGAACTTGGAGAAGAGAGGGGTTGTTTTGGAAAGTAGTATGTGTGTCTTTTGCGGGGAAGAGGTGGAATCTGGGAGTCATGTTATTTTCAAATGTAAGGTAGCTTGGAGGGTATGGTGTATGTGCAGTAGGTGGGTTGGGGAGGTTATAATTTACCATTGGGACGCTAGTTCCCACTTTATACAGTTTTATCTAGGGTGGGCGTCATAAAAGATAAATAGTTATTGGGGGTATATGTGGATTGTTGTGGTTGGGAAAATTTGGAAACAGAGGAATCTCATCATCTTTAAGAATGGTAGAGTGGACTCTTCTGAGATTTTCACTTTGGCCCAACTCAAGGTGTGGTCATGGCTCACGAGTAAAGTTAGTGGCATTTCGTTTACTTATGTCCAATGGTGTTTGGACCCAAAGGCTTGTTTGAAGTCAATTAAAAGGTAAGGGCGTTGGTGGGTGGTCTCAGTGGCAGGAAGCTCCTTAGGATTAGGTAGGTATGTGTGAATTCTTGTTGATTGGTTTATTGTTTTGTATTTGTTGTCTTATGTTCTTGGTTTGGGTGTTACTAGCGTTGGTCTTGGCCAACAAAGGGGTTTGATGTTTGTTGCATGTTTTTGAGGTGTAATTCGCAGTATTGAAGGAAAGAAGTATTGGTGTTTACATtttattccattgtgttttaCTTTGTCCTATTTGTCTTGTGTGCATTCTTGTTGATTGGGTTATGGTTTTGTATTTGATGTCTTATGTTATTGGTTTGAGTGTTACTAACGTTGGTCAAATTCAATTTCGCACAAACTGGTCAAATTAACTGTAAATAcagtaatttataatatatatatatatatatatatatattgttgttttattcttttaaaggTTAAATATAGTTTTGGTTTGTGTTATAAcacaatattaatttttgtttttggtttaaACTTTAGACCTTACAAATACTTATAGTACGAAATGATTAGAATGTGTCCTTTTGTACGTGAaatttcttagttttttttaagattattttttttttcaaatttcgaTGTTGTTTTGATTGCTGACTAATGTTCACTATAACTACTTTAAATGGATTGATGAAGTAAAATCTTAAATTGAACcaatttcacataaaaaaacaacttatttaaaTCATTTTCATACTACATGTACTTGGATaatctaaaattttaactaaagaaaaaaatcaatttcgtgTTATAATacgaaaaaacatatttaactatttttttaaaagatttttttataatatatttaagcatttttaatgtataattaTAGGTagatcttaaatttaaaaagaaatctaataaaaaaaattgacgaAATATGTTTACGTATCATAATGaaagttttaaatttgaaatatcaATCTTAAATAAGATAATGagtactaaaatattttttattataataataaaattaaaatttaacttgtaaaatttaaaatataaacatatatataaaaatataaatttgataaCATTTCACCCTTTATAAGAACGTCttagaattaaaatttatcTAACATAATAACATCTATTAAAGTCTTGTAATATCACATAGTATTATAAGATCTTTTATGCTATATTGGATCATATTTGCATATTGattataaaatacataaaagttataatatcataataaaatataaaaattgttctTACTGGATTTTGGTGATAATCTTCACAGATAATTCGTCTAAGTGTTCCACCTTGATTTGCCAAACTTTATCACTAAATATTAAGTGAagatttacataaaaaaaaaaatattcccacgttgaagaaaaatttttattataaataatattagatTTCAGAGTCTTTAGAAATACTTCCTCAATTGTACTCATATAAGTAATCAAACCATAACATATTCTAataatcatttaattataattttaaatagtgTATTCCTAATTTAACGGCTATTCTATAATAATTTCGACAGTTACTAACTATATCAGTAATGCAGACAAttgataattatatattaaatatcattCATCGTCCCATatgaattaattataataatataaagatttaacataaatgataataatagaGTGAGTaaagatataattaattattggtAATACTTGAAAGCAGAAAGTATTAATAGAAAGTTGTCATTATATAGAAAGATTAATATGATTTGATatgtaatagaaaaaaaaaagtgaaattgtACTAAAAGAGAAGGTATAGCATCAGTTGATGGGACGGTTGACTCCAAGCGTGATCGCATTGGTTTCGCTGATAAATTATGGCACATCAATTATTTTGGATTGCGAGTGTGAGTCACGCGCCTCATGCGGACAATGGAGTGAGTCACTGTCTTGCAATCGATGAGGGAACACACACAACTTCATCATTAAACCACCCTCAATTAAACAACTTCACTCATCTCACCGTGCCTCCACAAACATCATACTCACAATATTACATATCACCTTAAGTCAAACACTTCTATAACAAATTTAAACTATTAATAATCACTTTAATTACTCTTCTACCAAGCTAATATAGTCTTACATTGTTTCATTAATATAGTCTTACAATGTTTAGATGCTGTGACTGATCTAACGATGTTATCTCTCGAACTTAAGGTCAGAATAGTGGTGCGTAGGGTCGAAAATGTGTCCCAAGCCCCTTAATTACGGAGAATCCACTTTCCTTAGACCTTAACTGGGGGTTTGTTCCTGCTACCAATATAGTATCACATCGTTCAAAAGTTGAGGTCAAAAGACATTTTATATACTCATTTATCATCCAACTCACAGAGGACAATACTTTGAATGCGATCATTGACTTTAAGGATTCTAGATTCTATCTCTCAGACTTGAGATTggaaaaattacattaaataatattaatatagacCCATATAGATAAAGTATCTACATAAATTCTATAAATAAGtttatatttagtatttatgaAATTCAATAGcatttattattgatatttccTAAAATTAACTTGAATGTttgatgtattttattttaggcacattttttttattgtacacACGCTCTATCACGGTATTATCTTTAAAAGATGTTTTGATGGATTAAGAGAtaaatgtgtatttaaattgtCTTTGTGGATTAAGAGAGAAATGTGTTTTTAAATTGCCTTTGACATCGACTCTTAAACGATGCAGAACTATGTAGGACGTACTAGAACAAACCCCTAGTCGAGAGATGAGGGAACGAGTTTTCAATCCCATAACCGATATCAATGTTTCGACCCCAAGTCTATTGAGATATCATCACTATATCAATCGCATTGTCGCTTTGAAGCTCGAAGCTCAAGTTCCATCatgatttgtttcttaaaaGACACCTTAATAGGTTAATAGAGaaagatatatttaaattgCTTTTTACTTCAACTCCTAAACGATGTGAGATTATATTAAACTTATCGAAATTTATACATAAAGAGATGTGATAAAATTGTATGGTAGtcactaaattttaaaataaaccataCCCTAAATACAATTAATATTTCTAACAATACATGTTTTACCGAATTATCTTTCTCCAAACTAGTATTAACTAATAATATGTGTCAATTAcccaatttaaatattaaatactgGCACATAATTTTATGGATCTTGTAGAAATTTCCTTCGGATAAAAGGAAATTATTAATTGGGATGTTCAACTcggaaaataattaaattcttgACTCAGATTTGGATCTGAGCATGGGCGCGGAAGGACAACTAAGCAACATGTTCTTCTTCTCACTGTTGACTATGCTTAAAATTTGAAGCTAAATTGAGTCAAAGTTGAATTGAAGCATTTAGTTTTTGTGCTTTCTTATGGTGTGAAAGAGAATGGGAAAAAAAGGAATATAATTAGAGTAAATATTGAAGTTTTTTAATGAGTTGAAAGAGAATAAAAactagtaaaaaataaaatgattttatttattattattattaatgttataattaaacgaaagaaaagcaaaagaaaaactcTTACAATCGATTATAGTTGTCCGTAATAAATTATGAGTTATAAAACTTTAAAACGCTTATTCTTTTAACAACGTAATTCATTATTTCTCATATTTATTTCTTATCAAACTTATAACACTCAAAATTCCATTTATGTCACAAAAAAGAGAGACTTAAAATTCTTATTTGTGAAAGAAACAATTGCATTAATTTTAttgaaacttcttttaaaaatgagattaattaaaatttaagaaagttACTTAGAAATGTaacatttaaatttagttttttttttaattaaagtattgGAACATACTATTTATAGTTTAACAGTAAAATCTTACATTCTTAGAATGTTGAGTATACATAGTGCATGTATTCCCATTGCAATAAATTTAGTTCATATTCAAATTGGGACATCATCAACttataaacttatttttttatgttatttattatattatgagaattttaaaaaaatttatttatgattttgtaacttctccaaaaataaatttattaaagaaattaatgttTAGTGTTCTTACTAAATTATGATTTGAGACCAGAAGTTAAGGAGGAAAATGATGTATTATTTGTGCGATGAAAGTTAATAATTCTCGCTTAAAATACCACTTTTAAAAGTTAgaataaatcaaataatatatgtaatataataataataataatattaatgttaaaataataaattagtatAAAGGGCTCAATGTTAAATATTTTGCAAATACTTGGTGTGTTTTTGTAGTTAATGTATGCtaaattgattatttaaaactaattttgatGTGATGTGgtttatgttaaaatatttttagcataatttagtataattttttattcaatataaaactacttaaaatatttaccaaaattttgtttgctgatttaaacttttattaaaataaaaaaacgcCAACTACCTATATAGTtgataaataaatgaaatgaatgcaaaaataatgaaagaaagaaaaaataattagctTAATTCGGGCGCTAGATTGAATTTCTTTCAATAGGATTCAAGTATCCATGCTTTTAAGGTTATGAATTATTTGGATAAATTATCGATAAAGACTATTCCAGGATAAAAAtaagaagataaaaaataactagAGAAACCATACAAAAGAACTTCTATTTAACTTATAtagctaattttaatt harbors:
- the LOC137819069 gene encoding uncharacterized protein; this encodes MERARAELIESWFQENGWIGPKPFRTLDVWQRETSFKVRSKWNNYEIFGFGMIVLKEKLKRLKAYIKIWNKEVFGNVNQEVEKLSKRVQELDDKDDESGLSEGGRLERKILLANLSKSRLKQEVIAFQKEKCKWVKQGDLNTKYFHAVTRWRRIKNGMNGLADFVRAIQSFKNSEVWPKGLNASFIVLVPKRRGLLDSVLIANETLEEVKMNKSSCLFLKADYEKTYDSVRWDFLYYMLGRLGFGGKWIRWIKACLESASVSILVKKSLFNKGIQTWEGS